One genomic segment of Marinitoga piezophila KA3 includes these proteins:
- a CDS encoding HD domain-containing protein — MDYIKKIYEYVLNLEHEHSHDFGHILRVTKNAEIIAENENANKEIVIISALLHDIARADELKGLIEDHAIEGALRAERFLKEINYPYVNEVKYCIEVHRFSKGLIPETLEAKILQDADRLDALGNIGIARVFMHKNGGDIKERLNHFYEKILKLGDLMHTKTAKKMAEEKNKIIKNFVEGLERELNLIFKI, encoded by the coding sequence ATGGATTATATAAAAAAGATATATGAATATGTATTAAACTTAGAGCACGAACATTCGCATGATTTTGGGCATATATTAAGGGTAACGAAAAATGCTGAAATTATAGCAGAAAATGAAAATGCCAATAAAGAAATTGTGATAATTTCTGCTCTTTTACATGATATTGCAAGAGCAGATGAATTAAAAGGATTAATTGAAGATCATGCAATAGAAGGGGCCTTGAGGGCAGAAAGATTTTTAAAAGAAATAAATTATCCATATGTTAATGAAGTGAAATATTGTATAGAAGTTCACAGATTTAGCAAGGGTTTAATTCCTGAAACACTTGAAGCAAAGATTTTACAGGATGCAGATAGGCTTGACGCTTTAGGAAATATTGGAATAGCAAGGGTATTTATGCATAAAAATGGTGGTGATATAAAAGAAAGACTAAACCATTTTTATGAAAAAATACTGAAATTAGGAGATTTAATGCATACGAAAACCGCTAAAAAAATGGCAGAAGAAAAAAATAAAATTATTAAAAATTTTGTGGAAGGACTGGAAAGGGAATTAAACTTAATATTTAAAATTTAA
- the lpdA gene encoding dihydrolipoyl dehydrogenase, protein MYDAIVIGGGPGGYVAAIRLAQLEKKVALIEKNNLGGTCTNQGCIPTKAILTAAHLYSDIIGKSKKFGIKVDNVSYDLAGILKHMNKSITMSRKGIEYLMKKNNIDVMKGNAIIKDKNHVEIEESGEVIEGKNLVLAHGSVPAIFPPFSEVEGIWTSDDVFNNMKELPESIVIVGGGVIGVEFATFFSSLGKKVYIVELADHILPFEDADIAQEVKKALTKKGVKVLEKTKVKGVSKEEIYKVTIESEKGEEIIEGEKVLLAVGRRPYIPEDVKALGVKIEKGVVTDKRMRTNIENVYAIGDIRAQIMLAHVAMFEGIVAAHNIAGEEMKMDYSAVPSIIFSSPEVASTGLKEKDLDPEKIVIGKFPVSANGRARTMEEREGFAKVIADKETGKVLGFAVVSPSATDMIMEGVLAVKHGLTVEEIANDIHPHPTLTETILGAFEDAEGMALHI, encoded by the coding sequence ATGTATGATGCAATTGTAATAGGTGGAGGACCAGGAGGATATGTTGCAGCAATTAGATTGGCACAACTTGAGAAAAAGGTTGCCCTTATTGAGAAAAATAATCTTGGGGGAACATGTACAAATCAGGGGTGTATTCCTACAAAAGCTATATTGACTGCTGCACATCTTTATTCAGATATTATAGGTAAATCAAAAAAGTTTGGTATAAAAGTAGATAATGTGTCTTATGATCTTGCAGGAATTCTAAAACACATGAATAAATCCATTACAATGTCAAGAAAAGGTATAGAATATCTTATGAAAAAGAATAATATAGATGTAATGAAAGGAAATGCTATTATAAAAGATAAAAATCATGTAGAAATCGAAGAAAGTGGAGAAGTTATTGAAGGAAAAAATTTAGTATTAGCCCATGGTTCAGTACCAGCTATATTTCCACCATTTAGCGAAGTTGAAGGAATATGGACAAGTGATGATGTATTTAATAATATGAAAGAATTGCCAGAAAGTATAGTTATTGTTGGTGGAGGAGTCATTGGTGTTGAATTTGCTACATTCTTCTCTTCGCTTGGAAAAAAGGTATATATTGTTGAACTTGCAGACCATATATTGCCATTTGAAGATGCAGATATTGCACAGGAAGTAAAAAAAGCTTTAACCAAAAAAGGTGTAAAAGTTCTTGAAAAGACAAAGGTAAAGGGAGTTTCAAAAGAAGAAATATATAAAGTAACAATAGAATCAGAAAAAGGCGAGGAAATCATCGAAGGTGAAAAAGTATTACTTGCAGTTGGAAGAAGACCATATATTCCAGAAGATGTAAAAGCACTTGGAGTTAAAATAGAAAAAGGTGTTGTTACAGACAAAAGAATGAGAACAAATATAGAAAATGTATATGCAATTGGAGATATAAGAGCACAGATAATGCTTGCACATGTTGCAATGTTTGAAGGAATTGTTGCTGCTCATAATATAGCTGGCGAAGAAATGAAAATGGATTATTCAGCAGTTCCATCAATAATTTTCTCATCACCAGAAGTAGCCTCAACAGGTTTAAAAGAAAAAGATCTCGATCCAGAAAAAATCGTTATAGGGAAATTTCCTGTTTCTGCAAATGGAAGAGCAAGAACAATGGAAGAAAGGGAAGGATTTGCAAAGGTTATTGCTGATAAAGAAACAGGTAAAGTACTTGGTTTTGCAGTAGTATCACCATCGGCAACCGATATGATAATGGAAGGAGTACTTGCTGTTAAACATGGATTGACTGTTGAAGAAATTGCAAATGATATACATCCACATCCAACTTTGACAGAAACAATACTTGGAGCATTTGAAGACGCTGAAGGAATGGCTTTACATATTTAA
- the ybeY gene encoding rRNA maturation RNase YbeY has product MKINVINNQDLKKIDEKKVEEVSKYVLLKEIGEGDYELNIVITDNNEIAKYNEEYRNKKGPTDVLSFEYGLDEEIIGDIMISVERIEEQAPDFNNTFEEEFFYILVHGILHICGYDHINEEDKKIMFPKQDKYFQELKEKGII; this is encoded by the coding sequence ATGAAAATTAATGTAATTAACAATCAAGATTTAAAAAAAATTGATGAAAAAAAAGTTGAAGAAGTGTCAAAATATGTATTATTAAAGGAAATAGGCGAAGGAGATTATGAATTAAATATAGTAATTACAGATAATAATGAAATTGCTAAGTATAATGAAGAATATAGAAACAAGAAAGGACCAACAGATGTATTATCCTTTGAATATGGATTAGATGAAGAAATAATTGGAGATATAATGATATCTGTTGAAAGGATTGAAGAACAGGCTCCAGACTTTAATAATACCTTTGAAGAAGAATTTTTTTATATTTTAGTTCATGGAATATTACACATATGTGGATATGATCATATAAATGAAGAAGATAAAAAAATAATGTTTCCAAAACAGGATAAATATTTTCAAGAGTTGAAAGAAAAAGGAATTATCTAA
- a CDS encoding rhodanese-like domain-containing protein, whose amino-acid sequence MKLRKGLLALLVLILLITTLTAEIKVKTAKDFIADAKAVVKEISVEEAFKIYKSKDSKYIFLDVREANEVEAGHIPNAHWIPRGLLEFKIASLVKNTEDKIIVVYCKSGGRSILAAKTLKEMGYNVLSVSGGFTAWKNKRYPIRRGLPGTTGGGCS is encoded by the coding sequence ATGAAATTAAGAAAGGGTTTATTGGCATTATTGGTATTGATATTATTGATAACAACATTAACAGCAGAAATTAAGGTAAAAACAGCTAAAGATTTTATTGCTGATGCAAAAGCTGTTGTAAAGGAAATAAGTGTTGAAGAAGCATTTAAGATATATAAATCAAAAGATTCAAAATATATATTCCTTGATGTTAGAGAAGCAAATGAAGTTGAAGCTGGACATATTCCAAATGCACATTGGATACCTAGAGGATTATTGGAATTTAAAATTGCATCGCTTGTGAAAAATACAGAAGATAAGATTATAGTTGTATATTGTAAATCCGGAGGAAGGTCAATTTTAGCAGCTAAAACATTGAAAGAAATGGGATACAATGTATTAAGCGTTTCAGGTGGATTTACTGCATGGAAAAACAAAAGATATCCAATTAGAAGAGGATTACCTGGAACAACTGGTGGAGGCTGCTCTTGA
- the tusB gene encoding sulfurtransferase complex subunit TusB gives MALIMVKYGIDHPVERLKIQSAKNDDTIVLIQNGIYWNFENLKKLTDAEVVLLKEDFNARGYSDEDANVKLVDYNGLIEVIEKQEKFIG, from the coding sequence GTGGCCTTAATTATGGTTAAATATGGTATAGATCATCCTGTAGAAAGACTTAAGATTCAAAGTGCAAAAAACGATGATACAATAGTTTTAATACAAAACGGAATATACTGGAATTTTGAAAATTTAAAAAAATTAACAGATGCAGAAGTAGTATTATTAAAAGAAGATTTTAATGCGAGAGGATATTCTGATGAAGATGCAAATGTAAAGCTGGTAGATTATAACGGTTTGATTGAAGTTATAGAAAAACAGGAAAAGTTTATTGGATAA
- a CDS encoding DUF1015 domain-containing protein yields the protein MSVIRPFKGLRPVENMVEEFSCPPYDVLEEEEVKEIVSKHPNSFLRVTRAEVEFNEDIDPHSEVVYKKAKENLDKFKETGVLMEEEKPALYLYRETWQGHSQTGIFATFSVDEYQKGLIKKHELTRQDKEDDRTKHIMILEAQTGPVFLTFKSKEEIKDLINKGIEAARKIYDFTDEKEVHHELWVLTDEELIEKLQKAFESVEALYIADGHHRAAAASRTKEILKSKNPAHTGNEEYNFFMAVVFPHDELKILDYNRVVKDLNGLNDEEFMKKVEEKFEISEAPESPYKPKSRHEFGMYINKKWYVLKAKPEIVNENDPVEQLDVYILQNYLLDPILGIENPRKDPRIHFLGGIRGVKALEDWIDGKNWKVAFSMYPTSIEELMAVADDNKTMPPKSTWFEPKLRSGLLIHEI from the coding sequence ATGTCAGTGATTAGACCATTTAAAGGTTTAAGACCTGTAGAAAATATGGTAGAGGAATTTTCCTGTCCCCCATATGATGTTTTAGAAGAAGAAGAAGTAAAAGAAATAGTTTCAAAACATCCAAACAGTTTTTTAAGAGTTACAAGGGCAGAAGTAGAATTCAATGAAGATATAGATCCACACAGTGAAGTTGTGTATAAAAAAGCAAAAGAAAATCTTGATAAATTTAAAGAAACAGGAGTTTTAATGGAAGAAGAAAAACCTGCATTATATTTATACAGAGAAACATGGCAGGGGCATTCTCAAACAGGAATTTTTGCAACATTTTCTGTTGATGAATATCAAAAAGGTTTAATTAAAAAGCATGAATTAACAAGACAGGATAAAGAAGACGATAGAACAAAGCACATAATGATTTTAGAAGCACAAACAGGTCCAGTATTCCTTACATTTAAATCAAAAGAAGAAATAAAGGATTTAATAAACAAAGGGATTGAAGCAGCAAGAAAAATATATGACTTTACAGATGAAAAGGAAGTTCATCATGAATTATGGGTATTAACAGATGAAGAATTAATAGAAAAATTACAAAAAGCATTTGAAAGCGTTGAAGCATTATATATTGCTGACGGTCATCACAGAGCAGCTGCAGCTTCAAGAACAAAGGAAATATTAAAATCAAAAAATCCTGCGCATACAGGAAATGAAGAATACAACTTCTTTATGGCTGTTGTATTCCCGCATGACGAATTAAAAATCCTTGATTATAATAGAGTAGTTAAAGATTTGAACGGATTAAATGACGAAGAATTTATGAAAAAAGTAGAAGAAAAATTCGAAATTTCAGAAGCACCAGAATCACCATATAAACCAAAATCAAGACACGAATTTGGAATGTATATTAATAAAAAATGGTATGTATTAAAAGCAAAACCAGAAATAGTTAATGAAAATGATCCTGTGGAACAGTTAGATGTTTATATTCTTCAAAATTATTTATTAGATCCAATACTTGGAATTGAAAATCCAAGAAAAGATCCAAGAATTCACTTCCTTGGTGGAATTAGAGGAGTAAAAGCTTTAGAAGATTGGATTGACGGTAAAAATTGGAAAGTTGCATTCTCCATGTATCCAACATCAATAGAAGAATTAATGGCTGTTGCTGATGATAATAAAACAATGCCACCCAAATCAACATGGTTTGAACCAAAACTAAGATCAGGATTATTAATTCACGAAATATAA
- a CDS encoding sulfurtransferase TusA family protein, protein MSKKLTLHELFKTISNQTRIEILISILDNHLTTSDIANRLGYDISTVYRHLTHMKKIGILTSSRKKGIEYFDFASTKIFRILEYAIEFVSEINGTGIIDCSDSTICPFDQNKLNIKPDIILDMRGEICPIPDIKTRKVLENMDKDKILLVIVDYPLSAERIPISVTKEGNTVLGKISEFPGEIKIYIKKS, encoded by the coding sequence ATGTCTAAAAAATTAACTCTTCACGAACTCTTTAAAACTATTTCAAATCAAACAAGAATTGAAATATTAATATCTATCCTTGATAATCATTTAACTACTTCAGATATAGCCAATAGGTTAGGCTATGATATTTCGACAGTGTATAGACATCTCACACATATGAAAAAAATTGGAATTCTAACTTCTTCAAGAAAAAAAGGTATTGAATATTTTGATTTTGCATCAACTAAAATATTTCGTATTTTAGAGTATGCCATTGAATTTGTTTCCGAAATAAATGGAACGGGAATAATTGATTGTTCTGATTCTACAATATGTCCATTTGATCAAAATAAATTAAATATAAAACCTGATATTATTCTTGATATGCGTGGAGAAATATGCCCTATCCCTGACATAAAAACAAGAAAAGTGCTTGAAAATATGGATAAAGATAAAATCTTATTGGTAATTGTAGATTATCCATTATCTGCAGAAAGGATTCCTATTTCGGTAACTAAAGAGGGCAATACTGTTTTGGGAAAAATTAGTGAATTTCCTGGTGAAATAAAGATATATATAAAAAAGTCCTGA
- a CDS encoding sulfurtransferase TusA family protein: protein MANYEVTKTIDVRGEVCPVPDVETKRALKKMKSGEILEVLIDYAMSVERIPETVKKLGHEVLEVKEAGNSEWKIYIKVK, encoded by the coding sequence ATGGCAAATTATGAAGTAACAAAAACAATTGATGTAAGAGGAGAAGTTTGTCCGGTGCCAGATGTAGAAACAAAAAGGGCATTAAAAAAAATGAAATCAGGTGAAATTTTAGAGGTTTTAATTGATTATGCAATGTCAGTTGAAAGGATTCCGGAAACTGTGAAAAAACTAGGGCATGAAGTATTAGAGGTTAAAGAAGCTGGTAATAGCGAATGGAAAATTTACATAAAAGTGAAATAA
- a CDS encoding SRPBCC family protein encodes MVETPPIEIIEYFNAPIEKVWNVFVNENGWSPWFTDKMYMELRNEGKITFLWKQLTLGEIVEDEGYIEEIIDKRLIIFWWYKEERGYRSKVEMSFSKDENNGTWLKIIDYTQVYTLDELQIKYGCALGWGQMLNLAKLWIEKGITII; translated from the coding sequence ATGGTCGAAACACCGCCAATTGAAATAATTGAATATTTTAATGCTCCAATAGAAAAAGTATGGAATGTTTTTGTTAATGAAAATGGTTGGAGTCCATGGTTTACTGATAAAATGTATATGGAATTAAGAAATGAAGGTAAAATCACATTTTTATGGAAGCAATTAACCCTTGGTGAAATTGTGGAAGATGAAGGATATATTGAAGAAATAATAGATAAGCGGTTAATAATATTCTGGTGGTATAAAGAAGAAAGAGGATATCGTTCAAAGGTTGAAATGTCTTTTTCTAAAGACGAAAATAACGGAACCTGGCTTAAAATAATTGATTATACACAGGTATATACTCTCGATGAATTACAAATAAAATATGGTTGTGCATTAGGTTGGGGGCAAATGCTAAACCTTGCAAAATTATGGATAGAAAAAGGAATTACAATTATATAA
- the tdt gene encoding tellurite-resistance/dicarboxylate transporter: MNAKEFQPSWFAGIMGTGIFSITSLIFSQYFSFLRSFSYFLFYLNILLFIIFLSLWIVKFFIFKKDFLKDFYHPLVSNFFSAFGAAMLVISANIQMLFNNSFSFSFGFWIAGTFFTILFGIITPFIMFKENHIKLDHICPAFFIPPVAFIVIPIPGSFFINHFQGWVNDFIIFINYFSWGTGFFLFLIMSAISMYRFILHHPLPNIMAPTIWVNLGPIGAGTTALIKLTKASNFIISKDVFYGFSFLLWGYGIWWLLMAISLTIYYSKKMKIPFTLSWFAFIFPTGAYITATHTISLIFKIKFIDYFGFIIYFLLVFFWFATFFNLLNKKTGNS; this comes from the coding sequence ATGAATGCTAAAGAATTTCAACCATCATGGTTTGCTGGCATTATGGGAACAGGTATTTTTTCTATCACTTCTTTGATTTTTTCACAATACTTTTCCTTTCTAAGATCGTTTTCTTATTTCCTTTTCTATCTCAATATTCTCTTGTTTATCATTTTTTTATCTTTATGGATTGTGAAATTTTTTATTTTTAAAAAGGATTTTTTAAAAGATTTTTATCATCCGCTTGTTTCCAACTTTTTCTCAGCTTTTGGTGCTGCAATGCTTGTTATATCAGCAAATATACAAATGTTGTTTAATAATTCTTTTTCATTTTCGTTTGGATTCTGGATTGCAGGTACATTTTTTACTATTTTATTCGGCATCATAACTCCATTTATTATGTTTAAAGAAAACCATATAAAACTTGATCACATTTGTCCAGCGTTTTTTATTCCGCCAGTTGCTTTTATTGTTATTCCAATTCCAGGAAGTTTTTTTATTAATCATTTTCAGGGTTGGGTAAATGATTTTATTATTTTTATCAATTACTTTAGCTGGGGAACAGGTTTTTTTCTATTTTTAATAATGTCTGCAATTTCAATGTACAGATTTATTTTACATCATCCATTACCAAATATTATGGCACCAACTATATGGGTTAATCTTGGTCCTATCGGTGCTGGAACAACAGCGTTAATTAAACTAACAAAAGCATCTAATTTTATTATTTCAAAAGATGTTTTTTATGGATTTTCATTTTTATTGTGGGGTTACGGTATCTGGTGGTTGCTAATGGCTATTTCTTTAACTATATATTATTCTAAAAAAATGAAGATACCTTTTACTTTATCCTGGTTTGCTTTTATCTTCCCTACTGGGGCTTACATAACAGCAACTCATACAATATCATTAATATTTAAAATTAAATTTATAGATTATTTTGGATTTATTATTTATTTCCTTTTAGTATTTTTCTGGTTTGCAACTTTCTTTAATTTATTGAATAAAAAAACGGGCAATTCATAA
- a CDS encoding YeeE/YedE family protein yields MDGFLDILYQYEIYFGLGVGLLFGYILQRGRLCFNSAIRDVKFFGDNYLMKAIFLAISINSLVFVAMAQFGLIQLHPLAFAPLGNILGGLIFGFGMVLAGGCASGVTYRTGEGMISAWIAALFYAIFASASKASFLKPLISLLKGPVYTVEGDGKYYAYDAVGPTIATVLKVNPWIPAIIFAVIVWYILWKTKTTERPDSAWNWKLLGILTVIVSALGYLTKQTYGLGITGGWVSLMNYLIGGKYIGWSGMFILGIIFGSLVSALIRKEFKFRAPRDPKVFGQVALGGILMGFGAVLAGGCNIGHFLTGFSHLAIGSILTTIFFFLGNWAGYYWLYERD; encoded by the coding sequence ATGGACGGATTCCTTGATATTCTTTATCAATATGAAATTTATTTTGGATTGGGAGTAGGACTTTTATTTGGTTATATTTTACAAAGAGGGCGTTTATGTTTTAACTCAGCAATTAGAGATGTTAAGTTTTTTGGTGACAATTATTTGATGAAAGCTATTTTTTTGGCAATTTCTATTAATTCACTTGTGTTTGTTGCAATGGCTCAATTTGGTTTAATACAATTACATCCGCTCGCATTTGCACCACTTGGAAATATACTTGGAGGTTTAATTTTTGGGTTTGGAATGGTTTTAGCAGGTGGATGTGCAAGTGGTGTTACATATAGAACCGGAGAAGGAATGATAAGCGCGTGGATTGCTGCATTATTTTATGCAATATTTGCATCAGCATCTAAAGCAAGCTTTTTAAAACCTTTAATTTCGTTATTAAAAGGTCCGGTATATACTGTTGAAGGTGATGGGAAATATTATGCATATGACGCTGTTGGACCAACAATTGCAACTGTTTTAAAGGTAAATCCATGGATACCAGCAATAATTTTTGCGGTAATTGTATGGTATATTCTCTGGAAAACAAAAACTACTGAAAGGCCAGATTCAGCATGGAACTGGAAATTGTTGGGTATCCTTACAGTAATTGTTTCTGCATTAGGATATTTAACAAAACAAACATATGGTCTTGGAATTACTGGTGGCTGGGTAAGTTTAATGAATTATCTTATAGGCGGTAAATATATAGGCTGGTCTGGAATGTTTATTCTTGGAATTATTTTTGGTTCTTTAGTAAGCGCATTAATTCGCAAAGAATTCAAATTTAGAGCACCAAGAGATCCAAAAGTGTTTGGACAGGTAGCTCTTGGTGGAATTTTAATGGGATTTGGAGCTGTTTTGGCAGGTGGCTGTAATATTGGACATTTCCTTACAGGATTTTCACACCTTGCTATAGGTTCTATTTTAACAACAATATTCTTTTTTCTTGGAAACTGGGCTGGTTATTACTGGCTTTATGAAAGGGATTAA
- a CDS encoding DsrE/DsrF/TusD sulfur relay family protein, translating into MKIAIQVMVQPYTYQDIDSAINIAKAALNKGHEVTIFLFCDSAIASNDKIKPVRSDRKIPSLLKEVVDMGGRVEICGICMDYRGITKDMIVEGSNPSGLPELAELIYESDRFISFMA; encoded by the coding sequence ATGAAAATAGCTATACAGGTTATGGTTCAACCATATACTTATCAGGATATAGATTCTGCTATAAATATAGCAAAAGCTGCTTTGAATAAAGGGCATGAGGTGACAATTTTCTTATTCTGTGATTCTGCAATAGCTTCAAACGATAAAATAAAACCCGTTAGAAGTGATAGGAAAATACCTTCATTATTAAAAGAAGTTGTAGATATGGGTGGAAGAGTTGAAATTTGTGGAATTTGTATGGATTATAGAGGCATTACAAAGGATATGATTGTTGAAGGTTCTAATCCAAGTGGATTGCCAGAACTTGCTGAATTAATATATGAAAGCGATAGATTCATAAGCTTTATGGCGTGA
- the sfsA gene encoding DNA/RNA nuclease SfsA has translation MKVIKIESLQTGTFIDRPNRYLAKIEINNEIHEVHVHDPGRLKELLYSGNEVLIKSVSNKKRKTKWDLIAAKKDNKYVLVNSMYHRYIAQKMLEKRFEKLQAEVKYNNSRIDFLGNEKTWIEVKGCTLSINGIALFPDAPTKRGTKHLNELIELKEKGYETEVYILVFSKAEVFSPNFKTDKLFAKTFYKAINKGVKVHPLLFEFQDEWIIYKKELDIMEEDKWII, from the coding sequence ATGAAAGTAATAAAAATAGAAAGTCTTCAAACAGGAACTTTTATTGACAGACCAAATAGGTATCTTGCAAAAATTGAAATTAACAATGAAATTCATGAAGTTCACGTTCATGATCCAGGAAGATTAAAGGAGTTATTATATTCTGGAAATGAGGTTTTGATAAAATCTGTCTCAAATAAAAAAAGAAAAACAAAGTGGGATTTAATTGCTGCTAAAAAAGATAATAAATATGTACTTGTTAATTCAATGTATCATAGATATATTGCTCAAAAAATGCTTGAAAAAAGGTTTGAGAAATTACAGGCAGAAGTAAAGTACAATAATAGCAGAATAGATTTTTTAGGTAATGAGAAAACATGGATTGAAGTAAAAGGATGTACTTTATCTATAAATGGAATTGCATTATTCCCAGATGCTCCAACAAAAAGAGGAACTAAACATCTAAATGAATTAATTGAATTAAAAGAAAAAGGTTATGAAACAGAAGTTTATATTTTAGTATTTTCAAAAGCAGAAGTTTTTTCTCCAAATTTTAAAACCGATAAATTATTTGCTAAAACATTCTATAAAGCAATTAATAAAGGGGTAAAAGTTCATCCGTTATTGTTTGAATTTCAAGATGAATGGATAATCTATAAAAAAGAGTTAGATATTATGGAGGAAGATAAATGGATTATATAA
- a CDS encoding intracellular sulfur oxidation protein, with the protein MDKKVLFVVYQSPVGSIWINEAFRTAFGMYGEDIEPAVMVMKEAVTGISADTKPESLGLLPIKIVQRFIKRYETPVYALKEDVERYHVKNIDENYQVQMISEEDLSDFLHDFDYVIFM; encoded by the coding sequence ATGGATAAAAAAGTATTGTTTGTAGTCTATCAATCTCCTGTAGGAAGTATATGGATAAACGAAGCATTTAGAACAGCATTTGGTATGTATGGTGAAGATATAGAACCAGCTGTAATGGTTATGAAAGAAGCAGTAACAGGTATATCTGCCGACACTAAACCAGAATCACTGGGGTTATTGCCAATAAAAATTGTTCAACGATTTATAAAAAGATATGAAACACCTGTATATGCATTAAAAGAAGATGTTGAAAGATATCATGTGAAAAATATAGATGAAAATTATCAGGTTCAAATGATATCAGAAGAAGATTTATCTGATTTCCTTCATGATTTTGATTACGTAATATTTATGTGA
- a CDS encoding ArsR/SmtB family transcription factor has protein sequence MLEELMKILADKTRLRILNLLFYRPHCVCELTKILDLPQSTVSRHISKMRLIGIIMPKKMGTLTKYSINDKIANKFIFFNYLKHDLFNEYSEDIERSKEYVVLDNNCNL, from the coding sequence ATGTTAGAAGAGTTAATGAAAATTCTTGCCGATAAAACCCGTTTACGTATTTTAAATCTTTTATTTTATAGGCCACATTGCGTTTGTGAATTAACTAAAATTCTTGATTTACCTCAATCTACTGTTTCAAGGCATATTTCAAAGATGCGACTAATTGGAATTATTATGCCAAAAAAAATGGGAACTCTTACAAAGTATTCTATTAATGATAAAATAGCAAATAAATTCATTTTTTTTAATTACTTAAAACATGATCTTTTTAACGAATACTCTGAAGATATAGAAAGAAGTAAAGAATATGTTGTCTTAGATAATAATTGCAATCTTTAA